The following proteins come from a genomic window of Phnomibacter ginsenosidimutans:
- a CDS encoding competence/damage-inducible protein A, whose translation MTTVFATIITIGDELLIGQVVDTNSAWMAQQLNEAGILVKQRISVGDNAADIVDALNKAAASSSIVLITGGLGPTADDITKPVLCKYFGTSLVMNDAALQNIQTIFTKLNRPLTERNIKQAEVPASCTVLQNARGTAPGMWFEQNGVVFVSMPGVPHEMKGMMTSDVLPRLAQHMQLPAVLHRTLLTAGIGESFLADLIADWEATLPANIKLAYLPNYGMVRLRLTATGPEKMILEKALDEQFTQLQSLVKEYMVTDRDEPLELVCARLLKAHTKVLVTAESCTGGYISHLITSHAGSSDYYAGSIVSYSYYLKQQLLGVKPDTLKKQGAVSEAVVTEMALGALQNTEADYAIAVSGIMGPGGATPDKPVGTVWMAVAGPNGVDTQLMQFRFDRRRNIELTATFALNMLRKRLVQDLGE comes from the coding sequence ATGACAACCGTTTTTGCTACCATCATTACCATAGGCGATGAGCTGCTCATAGGCCAGGTGGTAGATACCAACAGTGCCTGGATGGCACAACAACTGAACGAAGCCGGCATTTTGGTAAAGCAACGCATCAGTGTGGGCGACAATGCCGCCGACATTGTAGATGCATTGAACAAAGCCGCTGCATCTTCATCCATCGTGCTCATTACCGGTGGCCTTGGCCCCACTGCCGATGATATTACCAAACCTGTGCTCTGCAAATACTTCGGTACATCGTTGGTGATGAATGACGCTGCTCTCCAAAACATCCAAACCATTTTTACCAAGCTCAACCGGCCGCTTACCGAACGCAACATCAAGCAGGCAGAAGTGCCGGCCAGTTGCACGGTGTTGCAAAATGCCCGTGGCACAGCACCTGGCATGTGGTTTGAGCAAAACGGCGTTGTATTTGTGAGCATGCCCGGTGTACCCCACGAAATGAAGGGCATGATGACCAGCGATGTGCTGCCCCGGTTGGCTCAGCACATGCAACTGCCTGCCGTATTGCACCGCACTTTGCTCACGGCGGGCATTGGCGAAAGCTTTCTGGCCGATTTGATAGCTGATTGGGAAGCAACCCTGCCCGCCAACATCAAACTGGCCTACCTGCCCAACTATGGCATGGTGCGGCTGCGCCTTACCGCCACCGGCCCCGAAAAAATGATCTTGGAAAAAGCCCTCGATGAGCAGTTTACACAATTGCAATCGTTGGTAAAAGAATACATGGTAACCGACCGCGATGAGCCGCTGGAACTGGTTTGTGCCCGCCTGCTGAAAGCGCATACCAAAGTGCTGGTAACGGCAGAAAGTTGCACTGGGGGCTATATTTCGCACCTCATTACCAGCCATGCTGGTTCTTCTGATTATTATGCGGGAAGTATAGTGAGCTATAGTTACTACCTCAAGCAACAATTGCTGGGTGTAAAACCGGATACGTTGAAAAAACAAGGTGCCGTAAGCGAAGCAGTGGTAACTGAGATGGCACTAGGAGCTCTCCAAAATACAGAAGCTGATTATGCGATTGCCGTCAGCGGCATCATGGGCCCCGGTGGTGCTACGCCCGATAAACCGGTTGGCACTGTGTGGATGGCCGTGGCAGGCCCCAACGGGGTAGATACCCAGCTGATGCAGTTCCGCTTCGACCGCCGCCGCAATATTGAACTCACGGCCACTTTTGCGTTGAACATGCTGCGCAAAAGACTGGTGCAGGATTTGGGGGAATGA
- a CDS encoding response regulator: MLRIIIADDHNIVRRGIKEILKEEYPTAHVEEVGDAEDLIKHVMKDEWDVVLTDISMPGRSGLDALTQIRQMFPKLPVVILSVYPADQYGIRALKAGASGYLTKDSAPDELVKAIRTVLLGKKYITPLLAEKLASVFDTEADKPLHEYLSDREYEVFKLLAMGKSVSDIAQAMNLGVTTISTYRARILVKMNMKTNADLTLYAVEQKLI; encoded by the coding sequence ATGTTAAGGATCATTATTGCAGACGATCACAATATTGTTCGGAGAGGTATTAAGGAAATTCTGAAAGAAGAATACCCGACAGCTCATGTAGAAGAAGTGGGCGATGCCGAAGATTTGATAAAGCATGTAATGAAAGACGAATGGGATGTGGTACTCACCGATATTTCCATGCCCGGCCGCAGTGGTTTAGATGCATTGACACAAATCCGTCAGATGTTCCCCAAGCTGCCAGTCGTTATCCTTAGTGTATATCCTGCCGATCAATATGGCATCCGTGCATTAAAAGCCGGTGCATCGGGCTATCTTACCAAAGACAGTGCGCCTGATGAATTGGTAAAAGCGATTCGTACCGTATTGCTGGGCAAAAAATACATTACACCATTGCTGGCAGAAAAGCTGGCATCTGTGTTTGATACAGAAGCCGACAAGCCTTTGCACGAATACCTGAGCGACCGTGAATATGAAGTATTCAAATTATTAGCCATGGGTAAATCGGTATCGGATATTGCTCAAGCCATGAACCTGGGCGTAACCACCATCAGTACTTACCGGGCACGTATATTGGTAAAAATGAACATGAAAACCAATGCCGATTTAACGTTGTATGCAGTTGAGCAAAAGCTCATTTAA
- the dacB gene encoding D-alanyl-D-alanine carboxypeptidase/D-alanyl-D-alanine endopeptidase, giving the protein MNYKPNLLFALLLSVTAPTLLTAQTDLPTQLQKGYAKMANSDNMQYALIGFTVQDASGQTIYSNMGNTGLAPASCQKIVTAAAAFDQLGSNFRYSTNVSLSGTANGNIWKGDLLVQGSGDPTLASWRYKSVPDTAFFFQTLQALQQKGIQRISGHIIGSNMQFSTQPIPGGWIYDDIGNYYGAGSWALNYHENQFDASFSASGNVGDRLPLKRTTPASGYDEIDSYVTLGQPGTGDNSIIYASPYSPKAYISGTLGKTNQTFTISGAISDGETALLQALADYLQRNGIQIDGDVRPARLYAAKQWKIPAATQSLTSFQSLGLDSIAYWFLQKSINLYGEALLKTLAVNAGKPGDTDSGAEWIRNFWAGKGIDRNALRVKDGSGLSPQNRVTANSLVAVLQYAKKQPWFAAYYEGFPLIHNIKMKSGTIGGAKGYTGYISDKNGKEYCFALLVNNYSGNANTVVQQMWQLLDVITQYK; this is encoded by the coding sequence ATGAACTATAAGCCCAACCTTTTATTTGCCCTCTTGCTATCCGTAACCGCACCTACCCTGTTGACTGCACAAACAGACCTGCCAACACAATTGCAAAAAGGCTACGCCAAAATGGCCAACAGCGACAACATGCAATATGCTCTCATTGGCTTTACCGTGCAGGATGCCAGCGGCCAAACCATTTATTCGAACATGGGCAACACGGGCCTGGCACCTGCCAGCTGCCAAAAAATTGTCACTGCTGCAGCAGCTTTCGACCAGCTGGGCAGCAACTTTAGGTACAGTACCAACGTAAGCCTGAGCGGTACTGCCAATGGCAATATCTGGAAAGGCGATTTGCTGGTGCAAGGCAGCGGCGACCCTACCCTCGCCAGCTGGCGCTACAAATCGGTACCCGATACCGCATTCTTTTTCCAAACCCTACAAGCCCTTCAGCAAAAAGGCATTCAACGCATCAGCGGCCATATCATTGGCAGCAACATGCAATTCAGCACACAACCCATTCCCGGTGGTTGGATTTATGATGACATCGGCAACTACTATGGTGCTGGCAGCTGGGCCCTCAACTATCACGAAAACCAGTTTGATGCCAGCTTTAGCGCCTCCGGCAATGTGGGTGACCGCCTGCCGCTGAAACGCACCACTCCCGCCAGCGGCTACGACGAAATAGATAGCTATGTAACCCTCGGCCAGCCCGGCACCGGAGACAACAGCATTATTTACGCTTCACCCTACAGCCCCAAAGCCTACATCAGCGGCACCCTGGGCAAAACCAACCAAACCTTCACTATCAGCGGGGCCATCAGCGATGGCGAAACGGCACTGCTGCAAGCTTTGGCGGATTACCTGCAGCGCAATGGTATACAAATAGACGGCGATGTGCGGCCTGCAAGATTGTATGCTGCCAAGCAATGGAAAATACCCGCCGCAACGCAATCACTCACCAGCTTTCAATCGTTGGGGCTCGATAGCATTGCGTATTGGTTTTTGCAAAAAAGCATCAACTTGTATGGCGAAGCATTGCTGAAAACCTTGGCCGTGAATGCCGGCAAACCCGGCGATACCGATTCCGGTGCCGAATGGATCCGCAACTTTTGGGCAGGCAAAGGCATCGACCGCAATGCCCTGCGGGTAAAAGATGGCAGCGGCCTCTCGCCGCAAAACCGGGTAACTGCCAACTCACTGGTAGCCGTGTTGCAATATGCTAAAAAGCAACCCTGGTTTGCGGCCTATTACGAAGGCTTCCCGCTCATTCACAACATCAAAATGAAAAGCGGCACCATTGGTGGTGCCAAAGGATATACCGGCTACATCAGTGATAAAAATGGTAAGGAATATTGTTTTGCCCTGCTGGTAAACAACTACAGCGGCAATGCGAACACCGTTGTGCAACAAATGTGGCAATTGCTCGACGTGATTACACAATACAAATAA
- a CDS encoding DUF6526 family protein, which translates to MENQDYKNHRQMVPGYHYVLSLIILCCIVISSVVLVEKLLNPQERNVEAIFSFFVSLALAGLFWFARVFALKAQDRAIRAEENFRHYILTGKPLPAQLRLGQIIALRFASDAEFPALVQKAVAEKLRSNDIKKMIVNWRADHHRV; encoded by the coding sequence ATGGAAAATCAAGATTATAAAAACCACCGCCAAATGGTACCCGGCTACCATTATGTGTTGTCGCTCATCATTCTTTGCTGCATTGTTATTTCTTCTGTAGTGCTGGTAGAAAAACTACTCAACCCACAGGAGCGAAATGTAGAAGCCATCTTTTCTTTTTTTGTGTCGCTGGCGTTGGCGGGTTTGTTTTGGTTTGCCCGTGTGTTTGCCCTCAAGGCCCAAGACAGGGCCATTCGTGCCGAAGAAAATTTCCGTCATTATATCCTAACCGGTAAGCCTTTGCCTGCACAGCTTCGGCTGGGCCAAATCATTGCGTTGCGTTTTGCCAGCGATGCCGAGTTTCCGGCACTGGTGCAAAAAGCCGTAGCCGAAAAGCTCCGCAGCAACGACATCAAGAAAATGATTGTAAACTGGCGGGCCGATCATCATCGGGTGTAA
- a CDS encoding NAD(P)H-hydrate dehydratase: MIPIYSANEIKQWDAFSIQHEPIASIDLMERASQTFTQRFVAQFSPEQPVYVLAGKGNNGGDGLAIARMLRQHGFDVQVIMPSVHPLSHDCELNYQRWLALGGTVLQIDETNFQFPNIPADAILIDALFGTGLSRLLTGWMAAIVAHINSLPNTVVAVDVPSGLWCDGLTEGDAVIQADYCFTFQCIKLAFMLPENAGYVGEWEVLDIGLHPGFVQQQPPKAGFVTHPLAVLQPIQYDRFAHKGTRGHALLGAGSTAMMGAAVMATHAALRSGAGLVTVATEASAWPLIQQTNPEAICAAKGALANESFQLQRRIKAIGVGSGWVADEEHIQLLAWLLENSSVPLLIDATALSLLVDMLPILELAALRIPIVLTPHVGEFDRLFGHSNNHALRLEKAIHMAKHYRLCIVLKGAYTRIVLPNGHVYFNSTGNHGMAKAGSGDVLAGLMTGLLAQGYAVQDAAILAVWLHGSAGDAAAKAMGTEAMTAMDIAKHLPQAWQHLNYTR, encoded by the coding sequence ATGATACCCATTTACAGTGCCAACGAAATCAAACAATGGGATGCCTTTAGCATCCAGCACGAACCCATAGCCTCCATCGATTTGATGGAAAGGGCTTCGCAAACTTTTACCCAACGATTTGTCGCGCAGTTTTCGCCGGAGCAGCCCGTGTATGTGCTGGCTGGCAAGGGCAACAATGGTGGTGATGGATTAGCCATTGCCCGCATGCTGCGCCAGCATGGTTTTGATGTGCAGGTCATTATGCCATCGGTACATCCGCTGTCGCATGATTGTGAATTGAACTACCAACGCTGGCTGGCCTTGGGTGGTACCGTACTACAGATTGATGAAACCAACTTTCAGTTTCCCAATATTCCTGCCGATGCCATTTTGATAGATGCCTTGTTTGGCACGGGGCTCAGCCGGTTGCTCACAGGCTGGATGGCCGCTATTGTAGCACATATCAACAGCCTGCCCAATACGGTGGTGGCGGTGGATGTGCCTTCGGGTTTGTGGTGCGATGGACTCACCGAAGGCGATGCGGTGATACAGGCCGATTACTGCTTTACGTTTCAATGTATCAAGCTTGCCTTTATGCTGCCTGAAAATGCCGGCTATGTGGGCGAATGGGAAGTGCTGGACATTGGGCTGCATCCGGGTTTTGTGCAGCAGCAGCCACCCAAAGCCGGTTTTGTTACGCATCCGTTGGCAGTGCTGCAACCCATACAATATGATCGGTTTGCCCACAAGGGTACCCGTGGCCATGCATTGCTGGGTGCGGGCAGTACGGCTATGATGGGCGCTGCAGTAATGGCTACACATGCAGCATTGCGCAGCGGTGCCGGCCTGGTAACCGTTGCTACCGAAGCCAGTGCCTGGCCGTTGATTCAACAAACAAATCCTGAAGCCATTTGTGCAGCGAAAGGCGCTTTGGCCAATGAAAGTTTTCAGTTGCAACGGCGCATCAAGGCCATTGGCGTAGGATCAGGTTGGGTAGCCGATGAAGAACACATTCAACTGCTGGCATGGCTGCTCGAAAACAGCTCTGTGCCTTTGCTGATAGATGCTACTGCTTTGTCGTTGCTGGTAGATATGTTGCCCATTTTGGAGCTGGCGGCTTTGCGCATACCCATTGTGCTCACTCCGCATGTGGGTGAGTTCGACCGGTTGTTTGGCCACAGCAACAACCATGCGTTGCGCTTAGAAAAAGCCATACACATGGCGAAGCATTATCGCTTGTGCATTGTGCTGAAAGGGGCGTACACCCGCATTGTATTGCCCAACGGGCATGTGTATTTCAACAGCACGGGCAACCATGGCATGGCCAAAGCAGGCAGCGGCGATGTATTGGCCGGACTCATGACGGGCTTACTGGCACAGGGTTATGCTGTGCAAGATGCGGCGATACTGGCGGTATGGCTGCATGGCAGTGCTGGTGATGCGGCTGCAAAAGCAATGGGCACAGAAGCCATGACGGCGATGGATATTGCAAAACATTTGCCGCAGGCATGGCAGCATTTGAATTACACCCGATGA
- a CDS encoding serine hydrolase domain-containing protein has protein sequence MKRVRIMGVMLLCMLLATFWSCNNNSMGNPLPRVSERKLDTNEINQYQAALAHFFDSILLRNERFSGGILVAKNGQILYEHYTGYADQDKTDSIDMDTRFHVASTSKTFTSIALMQQVQAGRVKLDDSLQVYFPLFPYKGITVRNLLNHSSGLPNYANLFPQYKWDPKRVASNTDVLYLFYANRPGLEFTPGSRFRYCNTNFALLALIVEKASGQFFPKYVQDSIFAKAGMQHSYVLSYQNPGDYLTSWDAAGRPYPFNFLDAIYGDKNVYTNCRDLLKYDSAIRHEVLLSKAWLDSAWTPSYTDKKYNDPIEQYGLGWRLKIFNDSLKIPYHNGWWHGNNAVFQRVIADTAVIIVTGNRFTNRIYSSSRAANVFRPYFYTSTDEEEVEQGQSGTKKQVVPARKTAVTSKRRSGKKR, from the coding sequence ATGAAGCGTGTAAGAATAATGGGGGTGATGCTGCTGTGCATGTTGCTGGCTACCTTTTGGAGCTGCAACAACAACAGCATGGGCAATCCGCTGCCACGGGTATCGGAGCGAAAGCTGGACACGAATGAAATCAATCAATACCAGGCCGCACTGGCTCATTTTTTCGATTCTATTTTGCTGCGCAACGAACGTTTTTCGGGTGGCATTTTGGTGGCCAAAAACGGACAGATTCTATACGAGCATTATACCGGCTACGCCGATCAGGATAAAACAGACAGCATTGATATGGATACCCGTTTTCATGTGGCATCCACCTCTAAAACCTTTACCAGCATTGCCCTTATGCAGCAGGTGCAGGCTGGCCGGGTAAAGCTCGATGACTCCTTGCAGGTATATTTTCCGCTGTTTCCGTACAAGGGCATAACGGTACGCAACCTGCTCAACCACAGCAGTGGTTTGCCCAACTATGCCAATCTTTTTCCGCAGTACAAATGGGACCCCAAGCGGGTAGCCAGCAATACCGATGTGTTGTATTTGTTTTATGCCAACCGCCCCGGGCTGGAGTTTACACCCGGCAGCCGCTTCAGGTATTGCAACACCAACTTTGCGCTGCTGGCGCTGATTGTTGAAAAAGCCAGCGGGCAGTTCTTTCCCAAATATGTGCAGGATTCCATTTTTGCCAAGGCGGGCATGCAGCACAGCTATGTGCTCAGCTATCAAAACCCCGGCGATTACCTCACCAGTTGGGATGCCGCAGGCAGGCCTTACCCGTTCAACTTTTTGGATGCCATTTATGGCGATAAAAACGTGTACACCAACTGCCGCGATTTGTTGAAATATGACAGCGCCATCCGCCATGAAGTGCTGCTATCTAAGGCATGGCTCGATAGTGCGTGGACACCCAGCTACACCGATAAAAAATACAACGACCCTATTGAGCAGTATGGCTTGGGTTGGCGCCTCAAAATTTTCAACGACAGCCTGAAGATTCCGTACCACAATGGTTGGTGGCATGGCAACAATGCCGTGTTTCAACGGGTGATAGCCGATACGGCGGTGATTATTGTAACGGGCAACCGCTTTACCAACCGCATTTATTCTTCTTCGAGGGCCGCCAATGTTTTCCGGCCGTACTTCTATACCAGTACCGATGAAGAAGAAGTGGAGCAGGGCCAGTCGGGTACCAAAAAACAGGTGGTGCCTGCCCGTAAAACTGCCGTAACTTCAAAGCGCCGCAGCGGTAAAAAACGCTGA
- a CDS encoding nucleotidyltransferase family protein, producing the protein MNLSAAEIQTIKKYFQDKPVLKAFVFGSSSRGEALPESDVDILVELDYAEHIGLGFVNMQLELEEKLHKKVDLVSSNGISKHILPFINADKELIYER; encoded by the coding sequence ATGAATCTTTCAGCAGCAGAAATACAAACCATCAAAAAATACTTTCAGGACAAGCCGGTGCTGAAAGCATTTGTGTTTGGTTCCTCCTCGAGGGGCGAAGCGCTGCCCGAAAGTGATGTAGATATTTTAGTAGAGCTGGACTACGCTGAGCATATTGGCCTTGGCTTTGTAAACATGCAGCTGGAACTGGAAGAAAAGCTGCATAAAAAAGTTGATTTGGTTTCTAGCAACGGCATTTCAAAACACATTCTCCCTTTCATCAATGCAGATAAAGAACTGATTTATGAAAGGTAA
- a CDS encoding HepT-like ribonuclease domain-containing protein has protein sequence MKGKQGDKQRIQHMLDAIAEIEHYTFQTNFPAFIENSMMRFACIKQMEIIGEAANYVTAETIDVFPDIPWRQIIGLRNILVHEYFGVDNNLIWQIISKDLPPLKLGLQNVLATLDT, from the coding sequence ATGAAAGGTAAACAGGGCGATAAGCAAAGGATACAACACATGCTTGACGCTATTGCCGAAATTGAGCATTACACTTTTCAAACAAATTTCCCTGCGTTTATTGAAAACTCCATGATGCGTTTTGCATGCATCAAACAAATGGAAATTATCGGCGAAGCTGCCAATTACGTTACAGCTGAAACAATAGATGTTTTTCCTGACATTCCATGGCGGCAAATAATAGGGCTGAGAAATATTTTGGTACATGAATATTTTGGTGTTGACAACAACCTGATTTGGCAAATCATCAGCAAAGATTTACCTCCTTTGAAACTGGGCCTGCAAAACGTTCTCGCCACTCTCGATACATAA
- the serA gene encoding phosphoglycerate dehydrogenase, translating to MSDKTTSYPKEKIKILLLENISETAIANIHQHGYASIKKVAGALDEEALIKELKDVHLLGIRSKTRVTRKVLENAPKLQAIGAFCIGVNQIDLTAATQQGVSVFNAPYSNTRSVAELVIGAAIMLIRRIPDKNNAAHAGIWQKDATGSFELRGKTIGLVGYGNIGSQVSVLAEAMGLKVIFYDVLTKLPLGNAVACKSLKEVVSKADIVSLHVPETNSTKNLISKQVIKQMKKGSILINYARGEVVDLDALAAALKAGDLSGAAIDVFPVEPEKNGEQFASPLQGLSNVLLTPHIGGSTLEAQENIGVDVSAKLLGYLEKGITYGSHTVPALSLPMLEGAHRILHIHKNVPGVLSEINTALSKAHINILGQYLSTNEHIGYVVLDVDKKLSKQAFSLLKEVKHTIRARMLY from the coding sequence ATGAGCGACAAAACAACCAGCTATCCCAAAGAGAAAATCAAGATTCTCCTCTTAGAAAATATCAGTGAAACGGCCATCGCCAATATCCATCAGCATGGCTACGCCAGCATCAAAAAAGTGGCCGGTGCCCTCGACGAAGAAGCCCTCATCAAAGAACTGAAAGATGTGCATTTGCTGGGCATTCGCAGCAAAACAAGGGTGACCCGCAAAGTGCTCGAAAATGCACCCAAGCTGCAAGCCATTGGTGCGTTTTGCATTGGCGTCAATCAAATTGATTTGACTGCAGCTACGCAGCAGGGCGTGTCGGTTTTTAATGCCCCCTACAGCAACACCCGCAGTGTGGCCGAATTGGTGATTGGTGCCGCCATCATGCTCATTCGCCGCATCCCCGATAAAAACAATGCAGCCCATGCCGGCATTTGGCAAAAAGATGCCACCGGTAGTTTTGAACTGCGGGGCAAAACCATTGGCCTGGTGGGCTATGGCAATATTGGCAGCCAGGTAAGTGTGCTGGCCGAAGCCATGGGCCTGAAAGTGATTTTTTATGATGTGCTCACCAAACTGCCGCTGGGCAATGCCGTGGCTTGCAAAAGCCTGAAAGAAGTGGTGAGCAAGGCAGATATCGTAAGCCTGCATGTGCCGGAAACCAACAGCACCAAAAACCTCATCAGCAAGCAGGTAATTAAGCAAATGAAAAAAGGCAGCATCCTCATCAACTATGCCCGTGGCGAAGTGGTGGATCTGGATGCACTGGCTGCGGCGCTGAAAGCCGGCGACCTGTCGGGTGCCGCTATTGATGTATTTCCGGTAGAGCCCGAAAAGAACGGCGAACAATTTGCTTCGCCGCTGCAGGGCCTCAGCAATGTGTTGCTCACCCCACACATTGGCGGCAGCACCCTCGAAGCACAAGAAAACATTGGTGTAGATGTGAGTGCAAAACTCCTCGGCTATTTGGAAAAAGGCATCACCTATGGCAGCCATACCGTGCCCGCCCTCAGCCTGCCCATGCTCGAAGGTGCCCACCGCATTTTGCACATCCACAAAAATGTGCCGGGTGTACTCAGCGAAATCAACACAGCATTGAGCAAGGCCCACATCAATATTTTGGGTCAGTACCTCAGCACCAATGAGCACATTGGTTATGTGGTGCTCGATGTAGACAAGAAGCTGAGCAAGCAAGCTTTTTCATTGCTGAAAGAAGTGAAGCACACCATCCGTGCCCGCATGTTGTATTAA
- a CDS encoding tetratricopeptide repeat-containing sensor histidine kinase, with protein sequence MRKTAFLLLLSALLYQSGRAQQAAIDSILKVLPKQQDSTLCMSYNELTWLYRASDKQAAIAYGEKAVALAKQIKFPKGEAQAYNDLGIIQLDLQNMTLAKQLFRQSMAIRTQLKDDKGLAGLHLKMGIVYNKEAHYDSALDAGLKALALYEKLKDDYGIATALNNVGSANNHVGNIESALDYHRRALAIREKINDVPGMGASYVNVGNAYVLLSQFDTAIPYLIKAEEYTRATNSWEYLASALNNLGICYLYKKEYATAKPYAEEAYDIRKQLGDIRSQAISANVCGRILHGLGQHTQAEALLTEALQAADTLESSLTEKMRLHEALAMAYEGQGKWKQALASERTRIQLMDSLKVTDMNARFSEMETQYQTLRKEQQITEQQYELSRKNWMIAIAAAVLVLGSLLAYSYYRRFKLKQQQQLQAEVMRQQELATKAVMEAEENERKRIATELHDGVGQMMSAARMNLSAFENDLPQQDADARARFDRIISLVDESCKEVRSVSHNMMPNALLKKGLAAAVREFVDKIDNRILKVALHAEGLNERLDANTESMVYRVVQECINNVIKHSGANQLDLSLINDNDGLSITIEDNGRGFDASHQSEGIGLKNIRSRVAYLKGEVEWDSRPGHGTAVTIFVPQAGVEK encoded by the coding sequence ATGAGAAAAACAGCTTTCCTCCTGTTGCTGTCGGCCCTGTTGTACCAAAGCGGCCGTGCCCAGCAAGCAGCCATCGACAGCATACTGAAAGTACTGCCCAAGCAACAAGATTCTACTTTGTGCATGAGTTACAACGAGCTCACCTGGCTGTACCGTGCCAGCGATAAACAAGCCGCCATTGCATATGGCGAAAAAGCCGTGGCATTGGCCAAACAAATCAAGTTTCCCAAGGGCGAAGCACAGGCCTACAACGACCTCGGCATTATTCAACTCGACTTGCAAAACATGACGCTGGCCAAGCAATTGTTTCGGCAGAGCATGGCCATTCGTACCCAACTGAAAGACGACAAAGGCCTGGCAGGTTTGCATTTGAAAATGGGTATTGTCTACAACAAAGAAGCCCATTACGATTCGGCGTTGGATGCAGGCTTGAAAGCATTGGCATTGTATGAAAAACTGAAAGACGATTATGGCATAGCCACTGCGCTAAACAATGTGGGCAGTGCCAACAATCATGTAGGCAATATTGAAAGTGCATTGGATTATCACCGCAGGGCATTGGCCATTCGGGAGAAAATAAACGATGTGCCGGGCATGGGTGCCAGCTATGTAAATGTGGGTAACGCTTATGTATTGCTGTCGCAGTTCGACACCGCTATTCCTTACCTCATAAAAGCAGAAGAGTACACCCGTGCTACCAATAGCTGGGAGTATCTGGCGAGTGCCCTCAACAACCTCGGTATTTGTTATCTCTACAAAAAAGAATACGCAACAGCCAAACCCTACGCCGAAGAAGCATACGACATCCGCAAGCAGTTGGGCGATATTCGTTCGCAGGCCATTTCGGCCAATGTGTGTGGCCGCATACTGCACGGACTGGGCCAGCATACCCAAGCAGAAGCCTTGCTCACAGAGGCTTTGCAAGCAGCGGACACGTTGGAAAGTTCACTCACAGAAAAAATGCGTTTGCATGAAGCATTGGCCATGGCCTATGAAGGACAAGGCAAATGGAAACAAGCTTTGGCTTCGGAAAGAACCCGCATTCAGCTAATGGACTCGCTGAAAGTAACCGACATGAATGCCCGGTTCAGCGAAATGGAAACCCAATATCAAACCCTGCGCAAAGAGCAACAGATTACAGAGCAACAATATGAACTCAGCCGCAAAAACTGGATGATAGCTATTGCTGCTGCAGTATTGGTGTTGGGCTCATTGCTGGCCTATAGTTACTACCGCAGATTTAAGCTGAAGCAACAGCAACAACTGCAGGCCGAAGTAATGCGTCAACAGGAGCTGGCAACCAAAGCGGTGATGGAAGCAGAAGAAAATGAACGCAAACGCATCGCTACCGAACTGCACGATGGTGTGGGCCAAATGATGAGTGCAGCCCGCATGAACCTGAGTGCTTTTGAAAATGATTTGCCGCAGCAGGATGCGGATGCCCGTGCCCGCTTCGACCGTATCATTAGTCTTGTAGATGAAAGCTGTAAAGAAGTACGCAGCGTAAGCCACAACATGATGCCGAACGCCTTGCTGAAAAAAGGACTGGCAGCCGCCGTGAGAGAATTTGTCGACAAAATTGACAACCGCATATTGAAAGTGGCCCTACATGCCGAAGGCCTGAACGAACGGCTGGATGCCAACACCGAATCGATGGTGTACCGGGTGGTGCAAGAGTGCATCAACAACGTCATCAAACACAGTGGTGCCAACCAGCTCGATCTCTCCCTCATCAATGACAATGACGGGCTGAGCATTACCATTGAAGATAATGGCCGCGGCTTTGATGCCAGCCACCAGAGCGAAGGCATTGGCCTCAAAAACATTCGTAGCCGGGTGGCGTATTTAAAAGGTGAAGTAGAATGGGACAGCCGCCCCGGACATGGAACCGCTGTTACCATTTTTGTACCTCAGGCTGGTGTCGAAAAATAA